In the [Clostridium] colinum genome, one interval contains:
- the rsmI gene encoding 16S rRNA (cytidine(1402)-2'-O)-methyltransferase has product MSGKLYVCATPIGNLKDITLRCLETLKEVDLIASEDTRHTIKLLNHYEIKTPLESYHEHNKETKGKKLINLLLDNKNIALVSDAGMPGICDPGEDLIRLCYENNIEITVLPGATASITALILSGLKTRSYCFEGFLPSNKKVRKEVMQKIENDTRTYILYEAPHHLLTTLKELYEHIGERNISIVKELTKKHEKVLKATLSEAINYFENNIPKGEYVIVLEGASEESILNKQKQQINNISIDEQVEQYVKEGIDIKEAMKKVAKDRGISKREVYNQVKIKKNFDI; this is encoded by the coding sequence ATGTCAGGTAAATTATATGTTTGTGCGACACCAATAGGTAATTTAAAAGATATTACTTTAAGATGTTTAGAAACTTTAAAAGAAGTAGATTTGATAGCCTCTGAAGATACAAGACATACTATTAAATTGTTAAATCATTATGAAATAAAAACTCCTTTAGAAAGCTATCACGAACATAATAAAGAAACAAAGGGTAAAAAACTTATTAATTTATTATTAGATAATAAAAATATAGCTTTAGTAAGTGATGCAGGTATGCCAGGTATATGTGACCCTGGAGAAGATTTAATAAGATTATGTTATGAAAATAATATAGAGATTACTGTTTTACCAGGGGCTACAGCTTCTATTACAGCTTTAATTTTATCTGGACTAAAAACTAGAAGTTACTGCTTTGAAGGATTTTTACCATCTAATAAAAAAGTAAGAAAAGAAGTTATGCAAAAAATAGAAAATGATACTAGAACTTATATATTATATGAAGCACCGCATCATCTTTTAACTACTTTAAAAGAACTTTATGAACATATTGGAGAACGAAATATATCTATAGTAAAAGAGCTAACTAAAAAGCACGAAAAAGTTTTAAAAGCTACCTTGTCCGAGGCTATAAATTATTTTGAAAATAATATACCTAAAGGGGAATATGTTATTGTTTTGGAAGGGGCTAGTGAGGAAAGTATATTAAATAAACAAAAACAACAAATAAATAATATATCTATTGATGAACAAGTGGAACAATATGTAAAAGAAGGCATAGATATTAAAGAAGCTATGAAAAAAGTTGCAAAAGATAGAGGTATATCTAAAAGAGAGGTTTATAATCAAGTAAAAATAAAAAAGAATTTTGATATATAA